A stretch of DNA from Micromonospora sp. WMMD1155:
GCGGTCGCGTCGGCGGGCTCCGGCCCGCCGCCGAGGAACGTCCGGACTCCACAGGGCAGGGTGGTTGTTAACGGCAACCCGGGGCGACCCGCGGGACAGTGCCACAGAAAACAGACCGCCGACCCCAACGGGGACGGTAAGGGTGAAACGGTGGGGTAAGAGCCCACCAGCACCCCGGGTGACCGGGGTGGCTCGGTAAACCCCACCCGGAGCAAGGCCAAGCAAGGGCCGTCACCGCAAGATGACGACCCGGCGCAGACGCTTGAGGGCTGCCCGCCCGATGTCTGCGGGTAGGCCGCTAGAGCCTGCCGGCAACGGCAGGCCGAGATGGATGGCCGCCGCCGACGCGAACCCCTTTGGGGTACGCGTCGCGCACAGAATCCGGCGTACAGGTCGACTCGTCCGTCGCCCACCAGCTCAGAGCCGTGATCACGGCTCTGAGCTGTTCATGTTCGGTTGCCGATGATCGTTCATGGTCAGCCTCGGGCGGTGCTTGACGCCCTGGCCGCAGCCGCTTCGGCTATCTTGACCAGCGACTTACCGCTTTACTATGGTACTAGGAAAGCAGTAAGGGGCTCCCGTGTTCGTCTTCCGGCTCGACACCCACTCCGGCGTGCCGCCGTACCTGCAACTCGTCCAGCAGGTCCGCCAGGCGGTGCTGCTGGGCTTCCTCCAACCCGGTGACCGCCTCCCGCTCATCCGCGAGGTGGTCGAGGACCTGGCGATCAATCCGAACACCGTCGCCAAGGCGTACCGGCAGATGGAGCAGGAGGACTTGGTCACCGGCCGTCCCGGCCAGGGCACGTTCGTCAACGAACAGCAGTCGGCCGTGATGTCGGCTTCGACGTACACGTCGCTGCGCCGCGGCCTGACGACCTGGCTGCGCCGCGCCTACGCGACCGGCCTCGACGAGCAGGCGGTCAACGCGCTTTTCGCCTCCGTCCACCAGCAGACGAGGAACGAGGACGTGGCATGACGGCGACCGAGTTCGCGCTGCGCGCGGACGGTCTGGGCAAGCGGTACCGGAAGGGTTGGGCGCTGCGGGACTGCACCCTGGCCCTGCCTGCGGGCGGCGTGATCGCCCTGGTCGGGCCGAACGGCGCGGGCAAGACCACGCTGCTGCGCATGGCCGTCGGGTTGCTGGCGCCGAGCACCGGCAGGGTGGAGGTCCTCGGCCACGACGTCACCGCCAGCACCTCGCAGACTCTGTCCCGGGTCGGCTACCTGGCCCAGGACCACCCGCTGTACAAGCGCTTCACCGTGGCCGAGATGCTCCGCTTCGGCCGGGCCTGCAACCTGCGGTTCGACCAGGGATTGGCCGAGCGTCGGCTGGCGAAGCTGGGCATCCCGCTCGACCGTAGGGTCGGCACGCTCTCCGGCGGGCAGCAGGCCCAGGTCGCGTTGGCTCTGGCCCTGGCGAAGCGGCCGGACCTGCTCGTCCTCGACGAGCCGGTGGCCAGTCTCGACCCGCTGGCCCGGCACGAGTTCCTGCAGGTCCTCATGGGCGCGGTGGCCGAAGGCGGGGTGACCGTCCTGTTCTCCTCCCACGTCGTGCACGAGCTGGAGCGCGTCTGCGATCACCTGGTCGTGCTCAACGACGGCCGGGTCACGCTCTCCGGTGACATCGACACCCTCCTCGCCGAGCACCGGCTGCTCGTCGGCCCGCGCACGGCCAACGACCTCGACCGGGCCGCCGGCGTCGTGCAGGCCGTCCACAGCGACCGGCACACCACCCTGCTGGTACGCGACGGCGCGATCCCGGCCGCGCCCGGGTGGCAGCCCCAGCCGGTCGCGTTGGAGGACCTGGTGATGGCGTACCTGCGTCGGCCGTCCGAGTCGAGCGCTCCGGTCACGTCGGGGGTGGCGGCATGACGTGGCTGATCTGGCGGCAGCACCGGACCGAGGTCGGCGTTCTGGGGCTGCTCGTCGGCCTGTTCGGCGTCGCCCTGCTGGTGCTCGGGGCGCAGGCCCACGACCTGTTCCCCGGCGGTCCCGCCCGGTGTGCGGGGGAGGCCGGTGTCACTGAGGCGTGCACGGCCTCCTTCCGTCGGCTTGACGAGGAGTACGGGTACGTCGAGAACCTTCTGGCGGCCTTCTATCTGGTCCCCGTCGTCATCGGCGCGTTCCTCGGTGCGCCGCTGCTCGCGCGGGAACTGGAGGACGGCACCTGGCAGCTCGCCTGGACGCAAGCCGTGCCGCGGATGCGCTGGCTGGCGGCCAAGCTCGCGGCACTGGCCGGCGTCACCGTCGCGCTCACCGGGATGTTCACGGCGGTGCTCACCTGGTTCCGTCAGCCGTTC
This window harbors:
- a CDS encoding GntR family transcriptional regulator; its protein translation is MFVFRLDTHSGVPPYLQLVQQVRQAVLLGFLQPGDRLPLIREVVEDLAINPNTVAKAYRQMEQEDLVTGRPGQGTFVNEQQSAVMSASTYTSLRRGLTTWLRRAYATGLDEQAVNALFASVHQQTRNEDVA
- a CDS encoding ABC transporter ATP-binding protein, giving the protein MTATEFALRADGLGKRYRKGWALRDCTLALPAGGVIALVGPNGAGKTTLLRMAVGLLAPSTGRVEVLGHDVTASTSQTLSRVGYLAQDHPLYKRFTVAEMLRFGRACNLRFDQGLAERRLAKLGIPLDRRVGTLSGGQQAQVALALALAKRPDLLVLDEPVASLDPLARHEFLQVLMGAVAEGGVTVLFSSHVVHELERVCDHLVVLNDGRVTLSGDIDTLLAEHRLLVGPRTANDLDRAAGVVQAVHSDRHTTLLVRDGAIPAAPGWQPQPVALEDLVMAYLRRPSESSAPVTSGVAA